One genomic window of Arachis hypogaea cultivar Tifrunner chromosome 8, arahy.Tifrunner.gnm2.J5K5, whole genome shotgun sequence includes the following:
- the LOC112706958 gene encoding protein FAF-like, chloroplastic — MMVPAMKKQEEESNSKMFVGTCWSSILMSNNNKSMEEETLMNSLNCIPPYYVAKTKKASLSDKSLQICTESLGSETGSDHLLFSSSSSYTVPSRVQTQFQAQTQALPEQHCANNLVVINKCAPRSPPSLPPPLPSLGTLSRRRDGNGRLFLEALPAVAAASHKNINKNNNKLCAQRQDGRLVLTFAASKEEEEEFEEDDNVVVDEEEEYDEDDEVEEANHDDDDDDDDDDDDDDGYLVHHHNNNNPKSIISCKDSRRSFLLWEPHCIAT, encoded by the coding sequence ATGATGGTGCCGGCAATgaagaagcaagaagaagaaagtaatagTAAGATGTTTGTTGGAACATGCTGGAGTTCAATCTTGATGTCCAATAATAATAAGTCCATGGAAGAAGAAACATTGATGAATTCATTGAATTGCATTCCTCCTTATTACGTTGCAAAGACTAAAAAAGCCTCTCTCAGTGATAAGAGTCTCCAGATATGCACTGAAAGCCTTGGATCCGAAACCGGCTCCGAtcatcttctcttctcttcctcttcttcttataCGGTCCCTTCTCGCGTTCAGACTCAATTTCAGGCTCAAACTCAGGCTCTGCCAGAACAGCATTGTGCTAATAATCTTGTTGTCATCAACAAGTGCGCACCGCGTTCGCctccttctcttcctcctccgCTGCCTTCGCTTGGGACGCTGTCCCGCCGGCGTGACGGCAATGGGAGGCTGTTTCTAGAAGCTTTGCCAGCTGTTGCTGCAGCTTCTCACAAAAACATTAACAAGAACAACAATAAGCTCTGTGCTCAACGCCAAGACGGTCGTCTCGTCCTTACCTTTGCTGcttctaaagaagaagaagaagaatttgaggAAGATGACAATGTTGTTGTTGATGAAGAAGAGGaatatgatgaagatgatgaagtaGAGGAAGCAAatcacgatgatgatgatgatgatgatgatgatgatgatgatgatgatggttacTTGGTTCAtcatcacaataataataatccaaAGAGCATTATTAGTTGCAAGGATTCTAGAAGGTCTTTTCTACTATGGGAACCACATTGCATTGCTACTTAA